A region of Zeugodacus cucurbitae isolate PBARC_wt_2022May chromosome 5, idZeuCucr1.2, whole genome shotgun sequence DNA encodes the following proteins:
- the LOC105215165 gene encoding uncharacterized protein LOC105215165, with amino-acid sequence MSPLANSSYSKRAFCGFMLGWTLLVAAVSAQGQRDQFIIRVAELPNDLPNESDSAAGVGGGFNFNFDDFTPNAATDLGGLTIGDVTAQQQLQAPDVVVEGLNLLQRNNLVAAAGNAQAPGPQQRIRMNLNSGLRRRR; translated from the exons ATGTCGCCGTTAGCAAACAGTTCGTACTCTAAGCGCGCGTTTTGCGGCTTTATGCTTGGCTGGACGCTGCTCGTAGCGGCCGTCAGTGCGCAGGGTCAACGTGATCAGTTCATCATACGCGTTGCCGAACTACCCAATGACTTGCCCAACGAATCGGACAGCGCTGCAGGTGTGGGCGGtggtttcaattttaatttcgacgattttACACCAAATGCCGCTACGGATTTGGGTGGCTTGACAATCGGCGACGTGACGGCGCAGCAACAGCTACAAGCGCCCGATGTGGTGGTGGAGG GTCTGAATTTGCTGCAGCGCAACAATTTGGTGGCAGCTGCTGGGAATGCGCAGGCGCCTGGTCCACAACAGCGCATACGCATGAATTTGAATAGCGGTTTGAGGCGGCGGCGTTGA